The Geotrypetes seraphini chromosome 12, aGeoSer1.1, whole genome shotgun sequence nucleotide sequence AGGTCACACCCAAGAATAAGCCAGTGCAGGGACACCTGGTCAACAGTTACAAGAAAGTCACATCATCCTGAGACTGAACCCAGCGCCAATGGGTATCATATTCCAGATGAATTTGGTTATTCAGTTTATATTGGTCGGACTCCACTTTGCTGCTCTTGTGCGAAGCCACTTTATGGCTGTCCTCATTCTGCTTTTCCACTGTGGACAATTTGTCTTCTGGTGTTTGCTTGCCCAAGAAACCGTTAGCCACAGGAGATGGCTCTGGGCGCTGCTGCTCGATGACTCTGGTGCTCTCTGCGGCTTCCTGGTCTACAATGGGCATGGTCAAGCTGGACTCTGCTCGAAGGTAGTCCTCAGGCACTTTGCCTTTTCCTTGCTCCATCTTGGAGAACGGAGTGATTGACCTAGAGAAGGCTGCTCTGTCTTGCTCAGCTTTGGCCGCAGAAAGGCCCTGATGAGTAGAAGCAGCCATTATCGACTCAGAAGTGCTCTGGCAGTATTCATCCATTTCGTCGGCAAGAGTGTCCAAGTAGCTCCCAATAGAGATGCTGTCCAGTTTGTCGTTGGGATCCTGAAAACTATTCCAGCTCCCTCGCCTGGAAGTCTCCTGACTTTCGATCAGGCTATACTGGCTGCTGGTCAGGCTACTGCAGCGACTGGTCAGAGTTCCTTTCTCCTCGAGAAGCCATTTCACTGCCTCGATGCCTTCATTGATGGTCACCAGTTGATGCAGGATCTTCACATCTATAGCTCTGAGGTAGGCCTGCCGAGACAAAACACAGGTACAGAGTGAAAAAGAGCTGCTTCCTTTTGAGAAAACTgtgattcccccccaccccatctagGACATTATTTAGTTTAAAACTTTTATATTCTTCTTTCCTGGGGAATAATTACTTTGCTAGTTTTCATTTTTTAATAATTAATCCAATGAAAATACTGTAAACCAAATTTTTACTAAAATTGCCAGGTGtagaagggcattttcaatatggatGTCTAAATCTAAATTTAGATGTTTCAGAAGTTCGCCCAAAAAACGGGtagagaaaaatggtcatttttgaaactACAAAAGGTCCattaccccccacacacacacacacaaatgatCATTTCTAGAggtgcgtctatcttttttgaccatttttgaaaacaaacacatccaaaagaaaaatgcacagatcaccattgggatgtaggaggggtcagccacacagacatcccagcagagcaatggCGCACCTTAGAGGGGGTGCTGCAGTGAATGTCACCTAAAGGTCCCAAGTGCACATCtcgccataacccccttatattgtatagtgagcctTTC carries:
- the LURAP1 gene encoding leucine rich adaptor protein 1, with amino-acid sequence MEGFWADPLKDLESKVGRKPPEGLLRWLREDPAQLQGESPALLGESGSQQGLGAKIKALKLELAYLRAIDVKILHQLVTINEGIEAVKWLLEEKGTLTSRCSSLTSSQYSLIESQETSRRGSWNSFQDPNDKLDSISIGSYLDTLADEMDEYCQSTSESIMAASTHQGLSAAKAEQDRAAFSRSITPFSKMEQGKGKVPEDYLRAESSLTMPIVDQEAAESTRVIEQQRPEPSPVANGFLGKQTPEDKLSTVEKQNEDSHKVASHKSSKVESDQYKLNNQIHLEYDTHWRWVQSQDDVTFL